The genomic window CAGCATGGTAATAATAAAAAAAGAGATCAGCAAACATACTTCCATTAGAACAGTTGTGATATTGCCCCCCCGGACGAAAATTTCCAGAAACGCATCAAGCCCCCACGCCAGAGGAGAAACAACGCTGATTTGCTGCATAATTTTTGGCATGGCATATACCGGAACCATGATTCCTCCCAAAGCTGCGGCAATCACAATAGATATCGGGCCGAACATGGATGCCTGTTCATAGGTTCTGGCAACCGTTCCGAGTAAAATTCCATAACCCGTTGCAGCCAGTATGGCACTTAGAGCAATGACAATGACGGCAACGGGATCAGAACCCATTTCCAGCATGGGAGATCCCAACAGGGGTAAGAGAAATTTTCCAATGAGAAGAATAAGTCCGAATTGGATCAGGCAGAGCAAGACATAAGCAATAACCTTACCTGTAATCAGGGATAGATACGAAACCGGCATGGACAGAAGTCGTGATAATGTCTCATCGTGTCTTTCTTTGATTAGCCCTCCTGCCATTGGAACGACGATGAAAAATATGCCGAACAATGCCCATGCAGGCACGTTTTGCTGCACAGAATTAGGTTTTTTTACAAAAGCATCTCGGGAAGCCTGATTTTCCGTTACTCCAAGCAAAGGGCCGTTGTTAAAGTCGAGCTTAATTTCCGGTATATCTTTAATCAGATTGTCGGGTGCAAAAGAGCCGATTTCCTTTTGAATAGCCGTATTAATATGTTCGGGTAAAAGCTCGGACAGGGCTTTCATCTTTTCATTTATTTCTATGGTGAGGATTATCAGCTTGAGAGAATTTAAAATAGCTGATCGAAACCCCCCCAGTATGGTGGGATCGAAATAAACGGCGATATCGTGGTTTTGTATTTTTTCTCCGGTCGAAGTGTTATCCAAGGAAAGCGATTTTTTTACAACCTGCCGGGCCTTTTTCTTAACCGATTGGGTCATTCCTTCGGGGATGATAATGCAAAGCTGAAAATCACCGTCTACCACTGCCTTTATCGCTTTTTTTTCATCAACCTTTTTTCCATCTATCTTTTTTATGATTTCAACCATTCCGGATTCAAGCAGCCTTTGTTCAACGGTTTGCCCCAGGAGTTGCTGTTCTTTATCTACTATCAGGATCCGGGTGCTTTTTTCCCCCATGGTTTTCATGATATTTTCCTGGATGTGGGTTATGACCAGCACCAGAAGTGCGGGCATCAGAAAAAGCACCAGCATTCCGGCCCTGTCTCTTGATACCAGCAAAAGCTCCTTTATAACTGTTGCGCCAATTTTATACATGACATTTAGTCTCTCAAGCGTTTTCCGGTAAGAGCTAAAAAAAGATCTTTCAAACCGGCATGTCCCGGGGCCCTGTTGATTAATTGTTTGGGAGGCCCTTCGGCAATAATACGCCCCTCGTCAATAATGGCAACACAGGCACAAAGCTGCTCGGCTTCGTCCATATAGTGGGTGGTGTAAATCATGGTTGTCCCGGTTTCTTTAAGCAGGGAGAGTTTTTCCAGGATCATATTCCTAGACTGTGCGTCGATTCCCACCGTGGGTTCGTCCAGGAAAAGGATGCGAGGCCGGTGAAGAATACCTGCAGCCAGATTGGCACGACGCTTCATCCCACCGGAAAAGGTAAATATAAGCTGGTCAGCCTTTTTTTCCAGTCCAACCATTTCAAGGCATTCGGCAATTCGGTCTTTGAGTTCCTTCCCTTTTAGCCCGCAGATTCTGCCAAAATAAATCATGTTTTCTTTCACCGTTAAGTTGGCATAGAGGGCGATGTCCTGGGGTACGAGGCCGATTAATTTCTTAATTTGATTTGGCTGCTTGACGGCATCAACACCGCAAATATTGACACTTCCGCTGGTTGGCTGCAAAAGAGTACTCAAAATGGATATTGCGGTGGTTTTTCCTGCACCGTTGGGTCCTAACAGCCCAAAAATTTCTCCCCTGTTGACTGAAATGTCTAAACCAGAAAGAGCCGGATTGGATGAGCCTTTGTAAATTTTAACCAGATTTTTCACCACAAGGATTTTTTCTTTAATGGTCTGGTTGTAATTTTCTGTTTTTTTCGTTATCGGCATTTTTTAGTGATTCAGGCTGACCCATCCATAGCTGCCGCCGGCTCCAAGTTTTAAACAGCAGATAC from Thermodesulfobacteriota bacterium includes these protein-coding regions:
- a CDS encoding ABC transporter permease — encoded protein: MYKIGATVIKELLLVSRDRAGMLVLFLMPALLVLVITHIQENIMKTMGEKSTRILIVDKEQQLLGQTVEQRLLESGMVEIIKKIDGKKVDEKKAIKAVVDGDFQLCIIIPEGMTQSVKKKARQVVKKSLSLDNTSTGEKIQNHDIAVYFDPTILGGFRSAILNSLKLIILTIEINEKMKALSELLPEHINTAIQKEIGSFAPDNLIKDIPEIKLDFNNGPLLGVTENQASRDAFVKKPNSVQQNVPAWALFGIFFIVVPMAGGLIKERHDETLSRLLSMPVSYLSLITGKVIAYVLLCLIQFGLILLIGKFLLPLLGSPMLEMGSDPVAVIVIALSAILAATGYGILLGTVARTYEQASMFGPISIVIAAALGGIMVPVYAMPKIMQQISVVSPLAWGLDAFLEIFVRGGNITTVLMEVCLLISFFIITMLISWVYFFRRTRNGF
- a CDS encoding ATP-binding cassette domain-containing protein; this encodes MPITKKTENYNQTIKEKILVVKNLVKIYKGSSNPALSGLDISVNRGEIFGLLGPNGAGKTTAISILSTLLQPTSGSVNICGVDAVKQPNQIKKLIGLVPQDIALYANLTVKENMIYFGRICGLKGKELKDRIAECLEMVGLEKKADQLIFTFSGGMKRRANLAAGILHRPRILFLDEPTVGIDAQSRNMILEKLSLLKETGTTMIYTTHYMDEAEQLCACVAIIDEGRIIAEGPPKQLINRAPGHAGLKDLFLALTGKRLRD